The Nocardiopsis dassonvillei subsp. dassonvillei DSM 43111 genome contains a region encoding:
- the tgmA gene encoding putative ATP-grasp-modified RiPP: protein MSSANLSTLLESPDGESRAQIARLGDAFPLDPSTAVFEASDEPPTGVRPWGLRRAVTPKPRPEVAAAVDRYVYDPVTQRGIDRLTGAPAVGKRSSGTKETTGEPDSARPSTEETTTD from the coding sequence CCGCGAACCTCTCGACACTGCTGGAGTCGCCCGACGGCGAGTCCCGCGCGCAGATCGCCCGCCTCGGTGATGCCTTCCCCCTGGACCCCTCGACGGCCGTCTTCGAAGCCAGCGACGAGCCTCCGACCGGGGTCCGGCCCTGGGGGCTACGGCGCGCGGTCACTCCGAAGCCGCGCCCTGAGGTGGCCGCAGCGGTGGACCGCTACGTCTACGACCCCGTGACCCAGCGGGGCATCGACCGCCTCACCGGAGCACCGGCCGTGGGCAAGCGCTCCAGCGGCACCAAGGAGACCACGGGCGAGCCCGACAGCGCGCGGCCGAGCACCGAGGAAACCACCACCGACTGA
- the tgmB gene encoding ATP-grasp ribosomal peptide maturase gives MASSAARKAVLVLTHIEDATADPVIHHLSERGVPVVRMDPGDFPASMTVEAAFDGNWEGAVHDAFRGVDLGSVRGVYYRRPSQFTLAEGMSGPDQRWAYREARMGFGGVLLALDCLWINQPSRMSAAEYKPVQLAAAARAGLKVPRTIITNVPDHAADWAAGIPGPVVYKPVGGALHVEQGRTRIVYASAVAAVEELRDPAVGLTAHCFQEWVDKAFEVRLTVVGRTMFAVAIHARSQAAHIDWRSDYDAHRYEVVGIPDDVRSGLERYMRAFGLVCGAADFVVSPDGGWTLLEVNPNGEWGWLADRCGLPIGQSIAELLEKGQM, from the coding sequence ATGGCCTCCTCCGCAGCACGGAAGGCGGTGCTCGTCCTCACCCACATCGAGGACGCCACCGCCGACCCCGTGATCCATCACCTGTCCGAACGCGGCGTGCCCGTCGTGCGCATGGACCCCGGCGACTTCCCCGCCTCCATGACGGTGGAGGCCGCCTTCGACGGGAACTGGGAAGGAGCGGTGCACGACGCCTTCCGCGGCGTGGACCTGGGATCGGTACGGGGGGTCTACTATCGGCGCCCCTCCCAGTTCACGTTGGCCGAGGGCATGTCCGGCCCCGACCAGCGCTGGGCCTACCGCGAGGCCCGCATGGGTTTCGGTGGTGTCCTCCTGGCGCTGGACTGCCTCTGGATCAACCAGCCGTCACGCATGAGCGCGGCTGAGTACAAGCCCGTCCAGCTGGCGGCGGCGGCCAGGGCCGGGCTGAAGGTACCGCGCACGATCATCACGAACGTGCCCGACCACGCCGCGGATTGGGCCGCCGGTATCCCCGGCCCCGTCGTGTACAAGCCGGTCGGCGGCGCGCTGCACGTCGAACAGGGCCGTACCCGGATCGTCTACGCCAGCGCCGTCGCCGCCGTGGAGGAACTCCGCGACCCTGCCGTGGGCCTGACCGCCCACTGCTTCCAGGAATGGGTGGACAAGGCGTTCGAGGTCCGTCTGACCGTCGTGGGCCGGACGATGTTCGCCGTGGCCATCCACGCCCGGTCCCAGGCCGCGCACATCGACTGGCGCAGTGACTACGACGCCCACCGGTACGAGGTCGTCGGCATCCCCGACGACGTCCGCTCCGGCCTGGAGCGCTACATGCGCGCCTTCGGACTCGTCTGCGGCGCCGCCGACTTCGTGGTCTCACCCGACGGCGGGTGGACCCTGCTGGAGGTCAACCCCAACGGCGAGTGGGGATGGCTCGCGGACCGCTGTGGTCTGCCCATCGGGCAGAGCATCGCCGAACTACTGGAGAAGGGACAGATGTGA
- the tgmC gene encoding ATP-grasp peptide maturase system methyltransferase codes for MTGVVHEPSSALVARLVEEGALVPDDRLTEAFRRVDRGVFVPAFALHEETPQGARYRLLSAEDPDQREEWACHVYADETLTIEIAGEPVTDALPGGRGTGRWTSSSTMPSLMARMLHQLDLGGDPRVLEVGVGSGYNAAILCEVLGSDRVTSIDISPRLVSDAARRLSALGYTPVVAEYDGHKGFPDRAPYDRIVSTTAFTHVPPEWITQAAPGGSILVNIAGGTGGAMLGLRVRDDHTAQGRFLPQWAGFMPARSSVPRQRVSVDDAGERSTTTLNPALVRGEPAMAFLAQLATTDADTVVRTADTGADFLFMEGADGAWAEIDMDADEGRYPVVQGGPRRLWTRVEEAHRWWVANGQPGWSAYGVTVTPGDQHVWFGSAESDQRWPLPLP; via the coding sequence GTGACCGGAGTTGTTCACGAACCCTCGTCCGCACTGGTGGCCCGCCTGGTCGAGGAGGGCGCGCTGGTGCCTGACGACCGCCTCACCGAGGCGTTCCGACGCGTGGACCGGGGCGTGTTCGTCCCGGCCTTCGCCCTGCACGAGGAAACCCCGCAGGGTGCGCGTTACAGGCTCCTGTCCGCTGAGGACCCCGACCAGCGTGAGGAATGGGCCTGCCACGTCTACGCCGACGAGACGCTGACCATCGAGATCGCCGGAGAACCGGTGACCGACGCCCTGCCCGGGGGACGCGGTACCGGCCGGTGGACCAGCTCCTCCACGATGCCCAGCCTCATGGCGCGGATGCTCCACCAACTCGACCTGGGCGGCGACCCCCGCGTTCTGGAGGTAGGAGTCGGTTCCGGGTACAACGCGGCGATCCTGTGCGAGGTGCTGGGTTCGGACCGGGTCACGAGCATCGACATCTCACCGCGCCTGGTCTCCGACGCCGCCCGACGCCTCTCCGCCCTGGGATACACACCCGTCGTGGCCGAGTACGACGGGCACAAGGGCTTCCCCGACCGCGCTCCGTACGACCGGATCGTCAGCACCACGGCCTTCACCCACGTTCCGCCGGAGTGGATCACCCAGGCGGCACCGGGCGGGAGCATCCTCGTCAACATCGCGGGAGGCACCGGAGGCGCCATGCTCGGGCTCCGGGTGCGCGACGACCACACGGCGCAGGGGCGCTTCCTTCCGCAGTGGGCCGGGTTCATGCCCGCGCGGAGCAGCGTTCCCCGCCAACGCGTCAGCGTGGATGACGCGGGGGAACGGAGCACGACCACTCTGAACCCGGCGCTCGTTCGCGGGGAACCGGCCATGGCGTTCCTCGCGCAACTGGCCACGACGGACGCCGACACCGTGGTCAGGACGGCCGATACCGGGGCGGACTTCCTCTTCATGGAGGGCGCCGACGGGGCCTGGGCCGAGATCGACATGGACGCGGACGAGGGTCGCTACCCCGTGGTCCAGGGCGGACCGCGCCGTCTGTGGACGCGGGTGGAGGAAGCGCACCGGTGGTGGGTCGCCAACGGCCAGCCGGGCTGGAGCGCCTACGGCGTCACCGTCACGCCGGGGGACCAGCACGTGTGGTTCGGTTCGGCGGAGAGCGACCAGCGCTGGCCGCTGCCGCTCCCGTAG
- a CDS encoding DUF397 domain-containing protein — translation MSIPSEWHKSTYSANGHNCVEAREHASGADVRDSQNPHLGHLTFSPAEWANLLQDIKGG, via the coding sequence ATGAGCATCCCCTCCGAGTGGCACAAGTCCACTTACAGCGCCAACGGGCATAACTGCGTGGAGGCGAGGGAGCATGCCAGCGGCGCGGACGTGCGCGATTCACAGAATCCGCACCTTGGGCACCTCACGTTCTCTCCCGCTGAGTGGGCGAACCTCCTCCAGGACATCAAGGGCGGCTGA
- a CDS encoding methyltransferase domain-containing protein, whose translation MTNPEDLRSRLVEEIALSPAWRDTFERVPRHRFIPDRIWIEDGDDLTVLDRADDSDAWLRACYADRPVITQIDDGDPTGRGQRSSSASMPSIVALMLEATDLAAGQRVLEIGTGTGWNAALLADRAGAGNVTSVEIDPAVAARAEENLEGHGVHVVLGDGEKGCPPDAPYDRVLATAAVQRVPYPWVEQTVPGGRIVTPWGTSFHNGTLLRLQVGADGTASGRFGGNAGFMWVRGQRTPHGTLDERVRPDHEYTETTTDLHPYEPVGDFDASFAIGLRVPGMKDLLVFDDDVPGNPDYTVYLMDPGSGSWASWRVRSGTREFGVRQHGPRCLFDELAGAYAWWREAGRPEHSRFGVTVTCEGQRVWLDDPGNVLPVGQIAAGQAENGQT comes from the coding sequence ATGACCAACCCCGAAGACCTCCGGTCCCGCCTCGTCGAGGAGATCGCCCTCTCTCCGGCCTGGCGGGACACCTTCGAGCGGGTTCCCCGCCACCGCTTCATCCCCGACCGGATCTGGATCGAGGACGGGGATGACCTGACCGTCCTCGATAGGGCCGATGACTCGGACGCGTGGTTGCGTGCCTGCTACGCCGACCGGCCCGTCATCACCCAGATCGACGATGGAGACCCGACCGGGCGCGGGCAGCGGTCCTCGTCGGCGTCCATGCCGAGCATCGTGGCCCTGATGCTGGAGGCCACCGACCTCGCCGCCGGTCAGCGGGTGTTGGAGATCGGCACCGGAACCGGGTGGAACGCCGCGCTGCTCGCTGACAGGGCCGGCGCGGGGAACGTGACGTCGGTGGAGATCGACCCGGCCGTGGCCGCGCGGGCTGAGGAGAACCTGGAGGGCCACGGTGTCCATGTGGTCCTCGGGGACGGTGAGAAGGGTTGTCCGCCCGACGCCCCCTACGACCGGGTACTGGCGACCGCCGCCGTCCAGAGGGTTCCTTACCCGTGGGTGGAGCAGACGGTGCCCGGCGGGCGGATCGTGACCCCGTGGGGGACGAGCTTCCACAACGGCACGCTGCTCCGCCTCCAGGTCGGCGCGGACGGAACGGCGTCCGGGAGGTTCGGCGGGAACGCAGGCTTCATGTGGGTGCGTGGCCAGCGCACACCGCACGGCACGCTCGATGAGCGCGTCCGTCCCGACCACGAGTACACCGAGACCACCACGGACCTGCACCCGTACGAGCCGGTCGGCGACTTCGACGCGAGCTTCGCGATCGGTCTGCGGGTTCCCGGCATGAAGGACCTGCTGGTCTTCGACGACGACGTGCCGGGCAACCCGGACTACACGGTGTACCTGATGGACCCGGGTTCGGGTTCGTGGGCCTCGTGGCGGGTCCGGTCCGGCACTCGTGAGTTCGGGGTCCGCCAGCACGGCCCGCGCTGCCTCTTCGACGAGCTGGCCGGGGCCTACGCCTGGTGGCGGGAGGCGGGCCGCCCGGAGCACTCCCGGTTCGGCGTGACCGTGACCTGCGAGGGCCAACGCGTGTGGTTGGACGACCCCGGCAACGTCCTCCCCGTGGGGCAGATCGCCGCCGGACAAGCGGAGAACGGTCAGACATGA
- a CDS encoding GNAT family N-acetyltransferase, with amino-acid sequence MPGPGDNSCLVLPFPYVPTLGPVHPDALTARLWDEVMEVNGTGSFLAHDKDARWGGTKNETVLADAIRNEGETVTVPTLTTRGRGVVKVHHYGPTPDVAQALEEAGKLAAAYDAGAARVLWFSTEADTRWHSCRVQLKTFTGNEPYTHGEVESLHTETPAVQDTFAVFAQALKGDGFSFLAEQMRTTGLDGPLLVAVSEGRVVGAIGPMAIRQDSIGVPRLLPQYFGVLPEVRGHGHGRALWRAAMGWGQENGAVYQLLQTETGGASDHLCRSEGLTSLGFVFTASL; translated from the coding sequence ATGCCCGGCCCTGGTGACAACAGCTGTCTCGTGCTGCCCTTCCCGTACGTGCCCACCCTCGGCCCCGTACACCCCGATGCCCTCACCGCCCGCCTGTGGGACGAGGTCATGGAAGTCAACGGCACTGGCAGTTTCCTGGCGCACGACAAGGACGCCCGCTGGGGTGGGACCAAGAACGAAACGGTCCTTGCCGATGCCATTCGCAACGAGGGCGAGACCGTCACCGTTCCCACCCTGACCACGCGAGGTCGGGGCGTGGTGAAGGTTCACCACTACGGGCCAACGCCCGACGTGGCCCAGGCGTTGGAGGAGGCCGGGAAGCTGGCCGCCGCGTACGACGCGGGGGCGGCGCGTGTGCTGTGGTTCTCCACCGAAGCCGACACCCGCTGGCACAGCTGCCGTGTCCAACTCAAGACCTTCACCGGGAACGAGCCCTACACCCATGGCGAGGTGGAAAGTCTGCACACTGAGACTCCGGCTGTTCAGGACACCTTTGCCGTTTTCGCCCAAGCACTCAAAGGAGACGGGTTCTCCTTCCTAGCCGAACAGATGCGAACCACTGGTCTGGACGGCCCGCTCTTGGTTGCCGTGTCCGAGGGACGTGTCGTCGGTGCTATCGGACCCATGGCCATTCGCCAGGACTCCATCGGCGTCCCGCGGCTTCTGCCGCAGTACTTCGGTGTGCTGCCCGAAGTGCGCGGTCACGGTCACGGGCGTGCGCTGTGGCGGGCAGCGATGGGCTGGGGACAGGAGAACGGAGCCGTCTACCAGTTGCTCCAGACCGAAACCGGCGGCGCGTCGGACCACCTGTGCCGATCCGAGGGGCTGACCAGCCTCGGCTTCGTCTTCACCGCCAGTCTGTAG
- a CDS encoding suppressor of fused domain protein, with protein sequence MLEMLPGLVRIYEEWAERYPDVQPLTIQFAPDGKSDKGLDGVLAYPLDGHWLLVSFGLTELGEKTSEEPRVSGSGFEFTCRVPREDGDEAVPAWILRVMHALADRFVAGSDLDVGHWIVTPSPLGGEPANGDMTSLVIVPDTEIRAMDTPNGIVLFFQLVGLLAEEGEAMQQAGTAAPLVALLRDRDPRMVTDPSREPVRL encoded by the coding sequence ATGCTGGAGATGCTGCCCGGACTCGTCCGGATCTACGAGGAGTGGGCGGAGCGGTACCCCGACGTGCAGCCGCTGACCATCCAGTTCGCGCCGGACGGGAAGTCGGACAAAGGCCTCGACGGGGTGCTCGCCTACCCCCTGGACGGCCACTGGCTGCTGGTGTCCTTCGGCCTGACCGAACTGGGGGAGAAGACCAGCGAGGAGCCCCGCGTCTCCGGGTCGGGCTTCGAGTTCACCTGCCGCGTTCCGCGCGAGGACGGCGACGAGGCCGTGCCCGCCTGGATCCTGCGCGTCATGCACGCCCTGGCCGACCGCTTCGTCGCGGGCAGCGACCTGGACGTGGGCCACTGGATCGTCACCCCGTCCCCGCTCGGCGGCGAGCCCGCCAACGGCGACATGACCTCGCTGGTCATCGTCCCCGACACCGAGATCCGCGCCATGGACACCCCGAACGGGATCGTCCTCTTCTTCCAGCTCGTCGGCCTGCTGGCCGAGGAGGGCGAGGCCATGCAGCAGGCGGGGACCGCCGCGCCGCTCGTCGCCCTCCTGCGCGACCGCGACCCGAGGATGGTCACCGACCCCTCGCGCGAACCCGTCCGCCTCTGA
- a CDS encoding type II toxin-antitoxin system Phd/YefM family antitoxin: MKTMSYSESRENYAATLDSVVNDREEVVITRVGHESVVMMALSEYESLRETAYLLRSPENARRLVTAIEESESG, translated from the coding sequence ATGAAGACCATGAGCTACTCGGAGTCCCGCGAGAACTACGCGGCCACGCTCGACTCCGTCGTGAACGACCGCGAGGAGGTCGTGATCACCAGAGTGGGACACGAGTCGGTGGTCATGATGGCGTTGTCGGAGTACGAGAGTCTCAGGGAGACCGCCTACCTCCTCCGCAGTCCGGAGAACGCGCGACGCCTCGTCACCGCCATCGAGGAGTCGGAGTCCGGGTAG
- a CDS encoding DNA repair ATPase, with the protein MTEALPQETEGPDAGDARALDAGTYEVLRARLREQTGELARRTERLNARRLEVFGGTELTLLGTERVRTEHNCVPRDIVSVGRPAADGADGAVILFGYNVFIGMQRETHVPDVFSLHRYERADDGFAFADADGGAVPGLLDDERFQQDFGQLYRYYRDARLLQLRRVEERLLAVFQTGPRTEDVRVLRWSVSPTGEIAYLDARGERDHVFPPAHDFAWVEATREDHVAGRHPHISILDELFVETVGGDLTIKVENNTEVGEGVYSEPVDEPLQSLADASVHHARVGPLILLRVLPYNETEWRHLVFNTRTKEVERLDGIGQSCQRLPDDQGLIFPGGYYLATGVARTFDTDVTDLEFERVVRSPNGEDVLYVFHSRADGRSLLLPYNTIRKEVATPIVCHGYSLFDDGTMTVFRDNSGEPTRVHPMQVWQTPYASDVYAAAQPVGTGPLERIGNAELVRGVSECLSVARMAEDMRPSTEVFEALMAACRRVTDRFHWLGEEELGDLAAPLSQVRDTAARVLEEFETVQTLTRQAAETLAEAEEKAASLIRTARGEAPRTAEGWVARLTGLRRAQGQAATLRETRYVDTDRLEELDGRLAGEIDATGRRTVAFLERDDAFAGYHDEVERLVADAEGIGAVSAATAVGERIAEQTEGLQVVTEVVGSLDIGDAQVRTRILERVSEVMAGINRARATLEARRGELLALEGRAEFAAEFALLGQAITGALAAADTPDRCDEQLGRIMLQLENLETRFAEFDDFLGELADKREDVYEAFSTRKQGLVDERARRADRLASSAARVLESVQRRVAALDTLEDVNTYFASDAMVARLRRTSEELRALGETVRAEELDGQILAARQEAGRALRDRADLFEGGAGGETIRLGRHRFAVNTQPIDLTLTPHGGEMSVAITGTDFRAPVTDEGFGRTRHLWDRVLVSESPQVYRAEYLAASVLAAAEEGSEGLTPERLAEADAGEQDGSSLPDLVRGFAEARYDEGYERGVHDHDAARILSVLLRLRAGAGLLRYPGATRAAAQVFWAFGADEERRTAWRTRAGSLARAREVFGVRGSAAVDALRAELAAAVDGFLTDTGLHQEADLDLVGEYLFEEIAAEGPGETGFVTGAGARTLLDRFHRAVDSARESTRRAFEEDLRALDADLNARHQLVAAWLEAFATTLEEVDPGDLPEAAAIELTGGALERYESSAAVAEDVDGLLGSHPRVRERSLELRLDEFLPRTRRFRLEEVPAYRDFQRRRNELVAAERERLRLEEYRPKVMSGFVRNRLLDEAYLPLIGDNLAKQLGAAGDDKRTDQSGLLLLISPPGYGKTTLMEYVASRLGLVFVKVNGPALGHAVTSLDPDEAPDATSRQEVEKISFALEMGANTMLYLDDIQHTNPELLQKFISLCDGQRRMEGVWNGRTRTYDLRGKRFAVCMAGNPYTEQGKRFRIPDMLANRADVYNLGDVLAGREELFALSYVENALTSNPTLAPLSTRSREDVYRFVRMARGDDSVGADQFDHPYSAVEVDRIVSVLRKLLRVQEVVMANNAAYIASAAQSEEARTEPPFRLQGSYRNMNRLAERIVPVMNDAEVEAVIDDHYLGEAQTLTSGAEANLLKLAELRGVMTPEQEARWTEVKEAFRHGRALGGAEDDPMTRAIGAMGLLADRVGEIGTAIGRGRGSGS; encoded by the coding sequence GTGACAGAGGCCCTGCCCCAGGAGACCGAGGGGCCGGACGCCGGGGACGCGCGTGCGCTGGACGCGGGCACCTACGAGGTGCTCCGCGCCCGGCTGCGCGAGCAGACCGGCGAGCTGGCCCGGCGGACCGAGCGGCTCAACGCGCGACGGCTGGAGGTGTTCGGCGGCACCGAGCTGACCCTGCTCGGCACCGAGCGCGTGCGCACCGAGCACAACTGCGTGCCCCGGGACATCGTGAGCGTGGGGCGCCCGGCCGCGGACGGCGCCGACGGCGCCGTGATCCTGTTCGGCTACAACGTGTTCATCGGCATGCAGCGGGAGACCCACGTCCCCGACGTGTTCTCGCTGCACCGCTACGAGCGCGCCGACGACGGCTTCGCCTTCGCCGACGCCGACGGGGGCGCCGTCCCCGGGCTGCTCGACGACGAGCGGTTCCAGCAGGACTTCGGCCAGCTCTACCGGTACTACCGCGACGCGCGCCTGCTCCAGCTGCGCCGGGTCGAGGAGCGGCTGCTGGCCGTGTTCCAGACCGGCCCGCGCACCGAGGACGTGCGCGTGCTGCGGTGGTCGGTGTCGCCGACGGGCGAGATCGCCTACCTCGACGCGCGCGGCGAACGCGACCACGTGTTTCCGCCCGCGCACGACTTCGCGTGGGTGGAGGCCACGCGCGAGGACCACGTGGCGGGCCGCCACCCGCACATCTCGATCCTCGACGAGCTGTTCGTGGAGACGGTCGGCGGCGACCTCACCATCAAGGTCGAGAACAACACCGAGGTCGGCGAGGGCGTCTACAGCGAGCCCGTGGACGAGCCGTTGCAGAGCCTGGCCGACGCGTCGGTGCACCACGCGCGGGTGGGCCCGCTCATCCTGCTGCGCGTGCTGCCCTACAACGAGACCGAGTGGCGCCACCTGGTCTTCAACACGCGCACCAAGGAGGTCGAGCGCCTCGACGGCATCGGCCAGTCCTGCCAGCGCCTGCCCGACGACCAGGGACTGATCTTCCCCGGCGGCTACTACCTGGCCACCGGGGTGGCGCGGACCTTCGACACCGACGTCACCGACCTGGAGTTCGAGCGCGTGGTGCGCTCGCCCAACGGCGAGGACGTGCTCTACGTCTTCCACTCCCGCGCGGACGGCCGCAGTCTGCTGCTGCCCTACAACACCATCCGCAAGGAGGTCGCCACCCCGATCGTCTGCCACGGGTACTCCCTGTTCGACGACGGCACCATGACGGTGTTCCGCGACAACTCGGGCGAGCCGACCCGGGTGCACCCGATGCAGGTGTGGCAGACGCCGTACGCGTCGGACGTGTACGCGGCGGCGCAGCCGGTGGGGACGGGCCCGCTGGAGCGGATCGGCAACGCCGAACTGGTGCGGGGCGTGTCCGAGTGCCTGTCGGTGGCGCGCATGGCCGAGGACATGCGGCCCTCCACCGAGGTGTTCGAGGCGCTCATGGCCGCCTGCCGCCGGGTGACGGACCGGTTCCACTGGCTGGGCGAGGAGGAGCTGGGCGACCTGGCGGCGCCCCTGTCGCAGGTGCGCGACACCGCCGCGCGGGTGCTGGAGGAGTTCGAGACCGTCCAGACCCTGACCCGGCAGGCCGCCGAGACCCTGGCCGAGGCGGAGGAGAAGGCGGCCTCGCTCATCCGCACCGCCCGCGGGGAGGCCCCGCGCACGGCGGAGGGCTGGGTGGCGCGGCTGACCGGGCTGCGCCGCGCCCAGGGGCAGGCGGCCACGCTGCGCGAGACGCGCTACGTGGACACCGACCGCCTGGAGGAGCTGGACGGCAGGCTCGCCGGGGAGATCGACGCCACCGGCCGCCGCACGGTGGCCTTCCTGGAGCGCGACGACGCCTTCGCCGGGTACCACGACGAGGTGGAGCGACTGGTCGCCGACGCCGAGGGCATCGGGGCGGTCAGCGCGGCGACGGCGGTCGGGGAGCGCATCGCCGAGCAGACCGAGGGCCTCCAGGTGGTCACCGAGGTCGTCGGCTCGCTGGACATCGGCGACGCCCAGGTGCGCACGCGCATCCTGGAGCGGGTCAGCGAGGTGATGGCCGGGATCAACCGGGCGCGCGCCACGCTGGAGGCGCGGCGCGGCGAACTGCTCGCCCTGGAGGGGCGGGCGGAGTTCGCCGCCGAGTTCGCCCTGCTCGGGCAGGCGATCACGGGGGCGCTGGCCGCCGCCGACACCCCGGACCGGTGCGACGAGCAGCTGGGGCGGATCATGCTCCAGCTGGAGAACCTGGAGACGCGGTTCGCCGAGTTCGACGACTTCCTCGGGGAGCTGGCGGACAAGCGCGAGGACGTGTACGAGGCGTTCTCCACCCGCAAGCAGGGGCTGGTGGACGAGCGGGCGCGGCGGGCCGACCGCCTGGCGTCGTCGGCCGCCCGCGTGCTGGAGAGCGTTCAGCGGCGGGTCGCGGCGCTGGACACGCTGGAGGACGTCAACACCTACTTCGCGTCGGACGCGATGGTGGCGCGGCTGCGCCGCACCTCCGAGGAGCTGCGCGCGCTCGGCGAGACCGTGCGCGCGGAGGAGCTGGACGGGCAGATCCTGGCCGCCCGGCAGGAGGCTGGCCGGGCCCTGCGGGACCGCGCCGACCTGTTCGAGGGCGGCGCGGGCGGCGAGACGATCCGGCTGGGCAGGCACCGCTTCGCCGTGAACACCCAGCCGATCGACCTCACCCTCACCCCGCACGGCGGGGAGATGTCGGTGGCGATCACCGGCACCGACTTCCGCGCACCTGTCACCGACGAGGGGTTCGGGCGGACGCGGCACCTGTGGGACCGGGTGCTGGTGTCGGAGAGCCCGCAGGTGTACCGGGCCGAGTACCTGGCCGCGTCGGTCCTGGCCGCGGCCGAGGAGGGCTCGGAGGGCCTGACGCCGGAGCGGCTGGCCGAGGCCGACGCGGGGGAGCAGGACGGGTCGTCGCTGCCGGACCTGGTGCGCGGCTTCGCCGAGGCCCGCTACGACGAGGGGTACGAGCGGGGCGTGCACGACCACGACGCCGCGCGGATCCTGTCGGTGCTGCTGCGGCTGCGCGCGGGAGCCGGGCTGCTGCGGTACCCGGGCGCGACGCGTGCGGCGGCGCAGGTGTTCTGGGCCTTCGGCGCCGACGAGGAGCGGCGGACGGCGTGGCGGACCCGGGCCGGTTCGCTGGCGCGGGCCCGCGAGGTGTTCGGAGTGCGCGGGTCGGCGGCGGTCGACGCGCTGCGCGCGGAGCTGGCGGCGGCCGTGGACGGGTTCCTCACCGACACCGGGCTCCACCAGGAGGCCGACCTGGACCTGGTGGGCGAGTACCTGTTCGAGGAGATCGCGGCTGAGGGGCCCGGGGAGACGGGGTTCGTGACCGGCGCGGGCGCCCGTACGCTGCTGGACCGGTTCCACCGGGCCGTGGACAGCGCCCGGGAGAGCACGCGCAGGGCCTTCGAGGAGGACCTGCGCGCCCTCGACGCAGACCTGAACGCGCGCCACCAGCTGGTGGCGGCCTGGCTGGAGGCGTTCGCGACCACGCTGGAGGAGGTGGACCCGGGCGACCTGCCCGAGGCCGCCGCGATCGAGCTGACCGGCGGTGCCCTGGAGAGGTACGAGTCCTCGGCGGCCGTCGCGGAGGACGTGGACGGGCTGCTGGGGTCGCACCCGCGCGTGCGCGAGCGCTCCCTGGAACTGCGGCTGGACGAGTTCCTGCCGCGCACCCGCCGGTTCCGGCTGGAGGAGGTGCCCGCCTACCGGGACTTCCAGCGGCGCCGCAACGAGCTGGTGGCGGCCGAGCGCGAGCGGCTGCGGCTGGAGGAGTACCGGCCCAAGGTGATGAGCGGGTTCGTCCGCAACAGGCTGCTGGACGAGGCGTACCTGCCGTTGATCGGCGACAACCTGGCCAAGCAGCTGGGCGCGGCCGGGGACGACAAGCGCACCGACCAGAGCGGCCTGCTGCTGCTCATCTCCCCGCCCGGGTACGGCAAGACCACGCTCATGGAGTACGTGGCCAGCCGTCTGGGGCTGGTGTTCGTCAAGGTCAACGGGCCCGCGCTGGGGCACGCGGTGACCTCGCTGGACCCGGACGAGGCGCCGGACGCCACCTCCCGCCAGGAGGTCGAGAAGATCTCCTTCGCGCTGGAGATGGGCGCCAACACGATGCTGTACCTGGACGACATCCAGCACACCAACCCCGAGCTGCTCCAGAAGTTCATCTCGCTGTGCGACGGCCAGCGGCGCATGGAGGGGGTGTGGAACGGGCGGACCCGGACCTACGACCTGCGGGGCAAGCGCTTCGCGGTGTGCATGGCGGGCAACCCGTACACGGAGCAGGGCAAGCGGTTCCGGATCCCGGACATGCTGGCCAACCGCGCCGACGTGTACAACCTGGGCGACGTGCTGGCGGGCAGGGAGGAGCTGTTCGCGCTGAGCTACGTCGAGAACGCGCTCACCTCGAACCCGACCCTGGCCCCGCTGTCCACGCGGAGCAGGGAGGACGTGTACCGGTTCGTGCGGATGGCGCGGGGCGACGACTCGGTGGGCGCGGACCAGTTCGACCACCCCTACTCGGCGGTCGAGGTGGACCGGATCGTGTCGGTGCTGCGCAAGCTGCTGCGGGTGCAGGAGGTGGTGATGGCCAACAACGCCGCCTACATCGCCTCCGCGGCGCAGTCGGAGGAGGCGCGCACCGAGCCGCCGTTCCGGCTCCAGGGCTCGTACCGCAACATGAACCGGCTGGCGGAGAGGATCGTGCCGGTCATGAACGACGCCGAGGTGGAGGCCGTGATCGACGACCACTACCTGGGCGAGGCGCAGACCCTGACCTCGGGCGCGGAGGCCAACCTGCTCAAGCTCGCGGAGCTGCGCGGGGTCATGACCCCCGAGCAGGAGGCCCGGTGGACGGAGGTCAAGGAGGCCTTCCGGCACGGCCGCGCGCTGGGCGGCGCCGAGGACGACCCGATGACCAGGGCCATCGGCGCGATGGGTCTGCTGGCCGACCGGGTGGGCGAGATCGGCACCGCGATCGGGCGGGGACGGGGCTCCGGGAGCTGA